In Amia ocellicauda isolate fAmiCal2 chromosome 7, fAmiCal2.hap1, whole genome shotgun sequence, one genomic interval encodes:
- the LOC136752526 gene encoding transcription activator BRG1 isoform X8 has product MSTPDPPMGGTPRPGPSPGPGPSPGAMLGPSPGPSPGSAHSMMGPSPGPPSAGHPLPPQGPSGYPQENMHQMHKPMDAMHEKGMPDDPRYGQMKGMGMRPGGHSGMGPPPSPMDQHSQGYPSPLGGSEHAPSPVPANGPPSGPLMPSGPGGVPLDGGDPQVLGQQNRGGPTPFNQNQLHQLRAQIMAYKMLARGQPLPDHLQMAVQGKRPMPGMQQQMPSLPPPSGPGAGPGSGPGPAPSNYNRPHAGMVGPNMPPPGPSGVPPGMQGQPPNGPPKTWPEGPMVNAAAPSSAPQKLIPPQPTGRPSPAPPSVPPAASPVMPPQTQSPGQPAQPAPMVQLHQKQNRITPIQKPRGLDPVEILQEREYRLQARIAHRIQELENLPGSLAGDLRTKANIELKALRLLNFQRQLRQEVVVCMRRDTALETALNAKAYKRSKRQSLREARITEKLEKQQKIEQERKRRQKHQEYLNSILQHAKDFKEYHRSITAKIQKLTKAVATYHANTEREQKKENERIEKERMRRLMAEDEEGYRKLIDQKKDKRLAYLLQQTDEYVANLTELVRAHKAAQALKEKKKKKKKKKLENPEGQTPALGPDGEPLDETSQMSDLPVKVIHVDSGKILTGVDAPKAGQLDAWLEMNPGYEVAPRSDSEDSGSEEEEEDEEEQPTPQPAQPPPVEEKKKIPDPDSEDVSEVDARHIIEHAKQDVDDEYGAASFARGLQSYYAVAHAVTERVDKQSSLLVNGQLKQYQIKGLEWLVSLYNNNLNGILADEMGLGKTIQTIALITYLMEYKRINGPFLIIVPLSTLSNWVYEFDKWAPSVVKVSYKGSPAARRAFVPQLRSGKFNVLLTTYEYIIKDKQVLAKIRWKYMIVDEGHRMKNHHCKLTQVLNTHYLAPRRLLLTGTPLQNKLPELWALLNFLLPTIFKSCSTFEQWFNAPFAMTGEKVDLNEEETILIIRRLHKVLRPFLLRRLKKEVEAQLPEKVEYVIKCDMSALQRVLYRHMQAKGVLLTDGSEKDKKGKGGTKTLMNTIMQLRKICNHPYMFQHIEESFSEHLGFTGGIVQGPDLYRASGKFELLDRILPKLRATNHKVLLFCQMTSLMTIMEDYFAYRNFKYLRLDGTTKAEDRGMLLKAFNDPSSTYFVFLLSTRAGGLGLNLQSADTVIIFDSDWNPHQDLQAQDRAHRIGQQNEVRVLRLCTVNSVEEKILAAAKYKLNVDQKVIQAGMFDQKSSSHERRAFLQAILEHEEQDEEEDEVPDDETVNQMIARSEEEFDHFMRMDLDRRREEARNPKRKPRLMEEDELPTWIMKDDAEVERLTCEEEEEKMFGRGSRQRKEVDYSDSLTEKQWLKAIEEGTLEEIEEEVRQKKTTRKRKRDRDVDMPAPATPTTSTRSREKDEDSKKQKKRGRPPAEKLSPNPPNLTKKMKKIVDAVIKYKDSNGRQLSEVFIQLPSRKELPEYYELIRKPVDFKKIKERIRNHKYRSLNDLEKDVMLLCQNAQTFNLEGSLIYEDSIVLQSVFTSVRQKIEKEEDSEGDESEEEEEEVDEGSESESRSVKVKIKLGRKEKSQERGKGRRRLGRGSRAKPVVSDDDSEEEQEEDRSATGSEED; this is encoded by the exons ATGTCGACCCCGGACCCCCCTATGGGAGGGACCCCCCGGCCGGGCCCCTCCCCGGGACCCGGGCCCTCTCCGGGAGCCATGCTGGGGCCCAGTCCAGGGCCCTCTCCCGGCTCCGCACATAGCATGATGGGGCCCAGCCCGGGACCCCCGTCTGCGGGGCACCCTCTGCCCCCGCAGGGACCCTCGGGGTATCCTCAGGAGAACATGCACCAAATGCACAAG CCAATGGACGCCATGCACGAGAAGGGCATGCCGGACGACCCTCGATACGGGCAGATGAAGGGGATGGGCATGAGACCGGGAGGCCACAGTGGCATGGGCCCCCCTCCGAGCCCCATGGATCAGCACTCGCAGG GTTACCCCTCTCCTCTGGGAGGCTCCGAACACGCGCCTAGCCCAGTCCCGGCAAACGGCCCTCCCTCGGGGCCCCTGATGCCCTCTGGCCCCGGGGGGGTGCCCCTGGACGGAGGGGACCCCCAGGTGCTGGGCCAGCAAAACCGCGGCGGCCCGACCCCCTTCAACCAGAACCAGCTGCACCAGCTCCGGGCGCAGATCATGGCCTATAAGATGCTGGCGCGCGGGCAGCCCCTGCCGGACCACCTGCAGATGGCGGTGCAGGGCAAGCGACCCATGCCCGGCATGCAGCAGCAGATGCCAAGCCTACCTCCCCCCTCGGGACCCGGGGCGGGCCCGGGTTCGGGTCCTGGCCCCGCCCCCTCCAACTACAACAGACCTCATG CAGGCATGGTAGGACCCAACATGCCTCCCCCTGGACCCTCAGGTGTCCCTCCAGGTATGCAGGGACAGCCCCCCAATGGACCCCCGAAGACCTGGCCTGAAG GGCCCATGGTGAACGCAGCTGCCCCCTCCAGTGCCCCCCAGAAGCTCATCCCTCCACAGCCCACCGGCCGGCCCTCCCCGGCCCCGCCGTCCGTGCCCCCCGCGGCCTCACCCGTCATGCCGCCCCAGACCCAGTCGCCCGGCCAGCCCGCCCAGCCGGCGCCCATGGTCCAGCTGCACCAGAAGCAGAACCGCATCACGCCCATCCAGAAGCCACGCGGCCTGGACCCCgtggaaatcctgcaggagcGCGAGTACAG GCTACAGGCCCGGATCGCCCATCGCATCCAGGAACTCGAGAACCTCCCAGGGTCTCTGGCCGGAGACCTGCGGACCAAAGCCAACATCGAACTGAAAGCACTGAGACTGCTTAACTTCCAGAGACAG CTGCGCCAGGAGGTGGTGGTGTGCATGCGCCGGGACACGGCCCTGGAGACGGCGCTGAATGCCAAGGCCTACAAGCGCAGCAAGCGGCAGTCCCTGCGCGAGGCCCGCATCACCGAGAAGCTGGAGAAGCAGCAGAAGATCGAGCAGGAGCGCAAGCGCCGGCAGAAGCACCAGGAGTACCTGAACAGTATCCTGCAGCACGCCAAGGACTTCAAGGAGTACCACCGCTCCATCACCGCCAAGATCCAGAAGCTCACCAAGGCCGTGGCCACCTACCATGCCAACACCGAGCGCGAGCAGAAGAAGGAGAACGAGCGCATTGAGAAGGAGAGGATGAGGAGGCTGATG GCCGAGGATGAGGAGGGCTACAGGAAGCTGATCGACCAGAAGAAGGACAAGCGCCTGGCCTACCTCCTGCAGCAGACGGACGAGTACGTCGCCAACCTGACCGAGCTGGTCCGGGCCCACAAGGCCGCCCAGGCCCtcaaggagaagaagaagaagaagaaaaagaag AAGCTGGAGAACCCAGAAGGCCAGACTCCTGCCCTCGGTCCCGACGGAGAG CCCCTGGACGAGACCAGCCAGATGAGCGACCTGCCGGTGAAGGTCATCCACGTGGACAGCGGCAAGATCCTGACCGGAGTGGACGCCCCCAAGGCGGGGCAGCTGGACGCCTGGCTGGAGATGAACCCAGG CTATGAAGTGGCCCCCCGGTCCGACAGCGAGGACAGCggctcggaggaggaggag gaggacgaggaggagcaGCCGACCCCCCAGCCCGCCCAGCCGCCCCctgtggaggagaagaagaagatccCCGACCCGGACAGTGAGGACGTGTCGGAGGTGGACGCCAGGCACATCATTGA GCACGCCAAGCAGGATGTGGATGACGAGTACGGGGCGGCCAGCTTCGCCCGGGGGCTGCAGTCCTACTATGCCGTGGCCCACGCCGTCACCGAGAGGGTGGACAAGCAGTCGTCGCTGCTGGTCAACGGGCAGCTCAAGCAGTACCAG ATCAAGGGCCTGGAGTGGCTGGTCTCGCTGTACAACAACAACCTGAACGGCATCCTGGCCGACGAGATGGGCCTGGGCAAGACCATCCAGACCATCGCCCTGATCACGTACCTCATGGAGTACAAGCGCATCAACGGGCCCTTCCTCATCATCGTCCCCCTCTC GACTCTATCCAACTGGGTGTACGAGTTTGACAAGTGGGCTCCCTCCGTGGTGAAGGTTTCCTACAAG GGTTCCCCGGCAGCCCGGCGCGCCTTCGTCCCCCAGCTCCGCAGTGGCAAGTTCAATGTCCTGCTGACCACCTATGAGTACATCATCAAGGACAAGCAGGTCCTGGCCAAG ATCCGCTGGAAGTACATGATCGTGGATGAGGGCCACCGCATGAAGAACCACCACTGCAAGCTCACACAGGTGCTCAACACACACTACCTGGCCCCCCGGCGCCTGCTGCTCACCGGCACCCCGCTGCAGAACAAGCTGCCCGAGCTGTGGGCGCTGCTCAACTTCCTGCTGCCCACCATCTTCAAGAGCTGCAGCACCTTCGAGCAGTGGTTCAACGCCCCCTTCGCCATGACTGGGGAGAAG GTGGACCTGAACGAGGAGGAGACCATCCTGATCATCCGGCGCCTCCACAAGGTGCTCCGGCCCTTCCTGCTCCGGAGGCTGAAGAAGGAGGTCGAGGCGCAGCTGCCCGAGAAG GTGGAGTACGTCATTAAGTGCGACATGTCGGCCTTGCAGAGGGTGCTGTACCGACACATGCAGGCCAAGGGCGTGCTGCTCACTGACGGGTCCGAGAAGGACAAGAAA GGTAAAGGTGGGACGAAGACGCTGATGAACACCATCATGCAGCTGAGGAAGATCTGCAACCACCCGTACATGTTCCAGCACATCGAG GAGTCCTTCTCGGAGCATCTGGGGTTCACAGGAGGGATCGTGCAGGG ACCGGACCTCTACCGGGCCTCGGGTAAGTTCGAGCTGCTGGACCGCATCCTGCCCAAGCTGCGCGCGACCAATCACAAGGTGCTGCTGTTCTGTCAGATGACCTCCCTCATGACGATCATGGAGGACTACTTCGCCTACCGCAACTTCAAATACCTCAGGCTGGATG GCACCACGAAGGCCGAGGACCGTGGGATGCTGCTGAAGGCCTTCAACGACCCCAGCTCCACCTACTTCGTGTTCCTGCTGAGCACGCGCGCGGGGGGGCTAGGGCTCAACCTGCAGTCGGCCGACACGGTGATCATTTTCGACAGCGACTGGAATCCCCACCAG gaCCTGCAGGCCCAGGACCGCGCGCACCGCATCGGCCAGCAGAACGAGGTGCGCGTCCTGCGGCTGTGCACGGTCAACAGCGTGGAGGAGAAGATCCTGGCCGCGGCCAAGTACAAGCTCAATGTGGACCAGAAGGTCATCCAGGCCGGCATGTTCGATCAGAAATCCAGCAGCCACGAGCGCCGCGCCTTCCTGCAGGCAATCCTGGAGCACGAGGAACAGGACGAG GAAGAGGACGAGGTGCCCGATGACGAAACGGTCAACCAGATGATCGCCAGGAGCGAGGAGGAGTTCGACCACTTCATG CGAATGGACCTGGACCGGCGCCGCGAGGAGGCCCGCAACCCCAAGCGCAAGCCCCGGCTGATGGAGGAGGACGAGCTGCCCACCTGGATCATGAAGGACGACGCCGAGGTGGAGCGGCTCACctgcgaggaggaggaggagaagatgtTTGGTCGCGGCTCGCGCCAGCGCAAGGAGGTGGACTACAGCGACTCGCTGACCGAGAAGCAGTGGCTCAAG GCCATCGAGGAGGGCACGCTGGAAGAGATCGAGGAGGAGGTGCGCCAGAAGAAGACGACCCGCAAGCGCAAGCGTGACCGTGATGTGGACATGCCGGCGCCTGCCACGCCCACCACCAGCACGCGCAGCCGTGAGAAGGACGAGGACAGCAAGAAGCAGAAGAAGCGTGGCCGCCCCCCCGCCGAGAAGCTGTCGCCTAACCCGCCCAACCTCACTAAGAAGATGAAGAAGATCGTGGATGCCGTGATCAAGTACAAGGACAG CAATGGCAGACAGCTGAGCGAGGTCTTCATCCAGCTGCCGTCCCGCAAGGAGCTGCCCGAGTACTACGAGCTCATCCGCAAGCCAGTGGACTTCAAGAAGATCAAG GAGAGGATCCGCAACCACAAGTACCGCAGCCTGAACGACCTAGAGAAGGACGTGATGCTACTGTGCCAGAACGCCCAGACCTTCAACCTGGAGGGATCGCTG ATATACGAGGACTCCATCGTGCTCCAGTCGGTGTTCACAAGCGTGCGGCAGAAGATCGAGAAGGAGGAGGACAGCGAGGGTGACGAGagcgaggaggaggaagaggaggtggACGAGGGCTCCGAGTCGGAGT CACGCTCCGTGAAGGTGAAGATCAAGCTGGGCCGCAAGGAGAAGAGCCAGGAGCGCGGCAAGGGCCGGCGCCGGTTGGGCCGCGGTTCCAGAGCCAAGCCGGTGGTCAGCGACGACGACAgcgaggaggagcaggaggag GACCGCTCGGCCACCGGCAGCGAGGAGGACTGA
- the LOC136752526 gene encoding transcription activator BRG1 isoform X3, producing the protein MSTPDPPMGGTPRPGPSPGPGPSPGAMLGPSPGPSPGSAHSMMGPSPGPPSAGHPLPPQGPSGYPQENMHQMHKPMDAMHEKGMPDDPRYGQMKGMGMRPGGHSGMGPPPSPMDQHSQGYPSPLGGSEHAPSPVPANGPPSGPLMPSGPGGVPLDGGDPQVLGQQNRGGPTPFNQNQLHQLRAQIMAYKMLARGQPLPDHLQMAVQGKRPMPGMQQQMPSLPPPSGPGAGPGSGPGPAPSNYNRPHGMVGPNMPPPGPSGVPPGMQGQPPNGPPKTWPEGPMVNAAAPSSAPQKLIPPQPTGRPSPAPPSVPPAASPVMPPQTQSPGQPAQPAPMVQLHQKQNRITPIQKPRGLDPVEILQEREYRLQARIAHRIQELENLPGSLAGDLRTKANIELKALRLLNFQRQLRQEVVVCMRRDTALETALNAKAYKRSKRQSLREARITEKLEKQQKIEQERKRRQKHQEYLNSILQHAKDFKEYHRSITAKIQKLTKAVATYHANTEREQKKENERIEKERMRRLMAEDEEGYRKLIDQKKDKRLAYLLQQTDEYVANLTELVRAHKAAQALKEKKKKKKKKKLENPEGQTPALGPDGEPLDETSQMSDLPVKVIHVDSGKILTGVDAPKAGQLDAWLEMNPGYEVAPRSDSEDSGSEEEEVCESFLIGSEDEEEQPTPQPAQPPPVEEKKKIPDPDSEDVSEVDARHIIEHAKQDVDDEYGAASFARGLQSYYAVAHAVTERVDKQSSLLVNGQLKQYQIKGLEWLVSLYNNNLNGILADEMGLGKTIQTIALITYLMEYKRINGPFLIIVPLSTLSNWVYEFDKWAPSVVKVSYKGSPAARRAFVPQLRSGKFNVLLTTYEYIIKDKQVLAKIRWKYMIVDEGHRMKNHHCKLTQVLNTHYLAPRRLLLTGTPLQNKLPELWALLNFLLPTIFKSCSTFEQWFNAPFAMTGEKVDLNEEETILIIRRLHKVLRPFLLRRLKKEVEAQLPEKVEYVIKCDMSALQRVLYRHMQAKGVLLTDGSEKDKKGKGGTKTLMNTIMQLRKICNHPYMFQHIEESFSEHLGFTGGIVQGPDLYRASGKFELLDRILPKLRATNHKVLLFCQMTSLMTIMEDYFAYRNFKYLRLDGTTKAEDRGMLLKAFNDPSSTYFVFLLSTRAGGLGLNLQSADTVIIFDSDWNPHQDLQAQDRAHRIGQQNEVRVLRLCTVNSVEEKILAAAKYKLNVDQKVIQAGMFDQKSSSHERRAFLQAILEHEEQDEVGGQGVWRSGGVWEEDEVPDDETVNQMIARSEEEFDHFMRMDLDRRREEARNPKRKPRLMEEDELPTWIMKDDAEVERLTCEEEEEKMFGRGSRQRKEVDYSDSLTEKQWLKAIEEGTLEEIEEEVRQKKTTRKRKRDRDVDMPAPATPTTSTRSREKDEDSKKQKKRGRPPAEKLSPNPPNLTKKMKKIVDAVIKYKDSSNGRQLSEVFIQLPSRKELPEYYELIRKPVDFKKIKERIRNHKYRSLNDLEKDVMLLCQNAQTFNLEGSLDEQIYEDSIVLQSVFTSVRQKIEKEEDSEGDESEEEEEEVDEGSESESRSVKVKIKLGRKEKSQERGKGRRRLGRGSRAKPVVSDDDSEEEQEEDRSATGSEED; encoded by the exons ATGTCGACCCCGGACCCCCCTATGGGAGGGACCCCCCGGCCGGGCCCCTCCCCGGGACCCGGGCCCTCTCCGGGAGCCATGCTGGGGCCCAGTCCAGGGCCCTCTCCCGGCTCCGCACATAGCATGATGGGGCCCAGCCCGGGACCCCCGTCTGCGGGGCACCCTCTGCCCCCGCAGGGACCCTCGGGGTATCCTCAGGAGAACATGCACCAAATGCACAAG CCAATGGACGCCATGCACGAGAAGGGCATGCCGGACGACCCTCGATACGGGCAGATGAAGGGGATGGGCATGAGACCGGGAGGCCACAGTGGCATGGGCCCCCCTCCGAGCCCCATGGATCAGCACTCGCAGG GTTACCCCTCTCCTCTGGGAGGCTCCGAACACGCGCCTAGCCCAGTCCCGGCAAACGGCCCTCCCTCGGGGCCCCTGATGCCCTCTGGCCCCGGGGGGGTGCCCCTGGACGGAGGGGACCCCCAGGTGCTGGGCCAGCAAAACCGCGGCGGCCCGACCCCCTTCAACCAGAACCAGCTGCACCAGCTCCGGGCGCAGATCATGGCCTATAAGATGCTGGCGCGCGGGCAGCCCCTGCCGGACCACCTGCAGATGGCGGTGCAGGGCAAGCGACCCATGCCCGGCATGCAGCAGCAGATGCCAAGCCTACCTCCCCCCTCGGGACCCGGGGCGGGCCCGGGTTCGGGTCCTGGCCCCGCCCCCTCCAACTACAACAGACCTCATG GCATGGTAGGACCCAACATGCCTCCCCCTGGACCCTCAGGTGTCCCTCCAGGTATGCAGGGACAGCCCCCCAATGGACCCCCGAAGACCTGGCCTGAAG GGCCCATGGTGAACGCAGCTGCCCCCTCCAGTGCCCCCCAGAAGCTCATCCCTCCACAGCCCACCGGCCGGCCCTCCCCGGCCCCGCCGTCCGTGCCCCCCGCGGCCTCACCCGTCATGCCGCCCCAGACCCAGTCGCCCGGCCAGCCCGCCCAGCCGGCGCCCATGGTCCAGCTGCACCAGAAGCAGAACCGCATCACGCCCATCCAGAAGCCACGCGGCCTGGACCCCgtggaaatcctgcaggagcGCGAGTACAG GCTACAGGCCCGGATCGCCCATCGCATCCAGGAACTCGAGAACCTCCCAGGGTCTCTGGCCGGAGACCTGCGGACCAAAGCCAACATCGAACTGAAAGCACTGAGACTGCTTAACTTCCAGAGACAG CTGCGCCAGGAGGTGGTGGTGTGCATGCGCCGGGACACGGCCCTGGAGACGGCGCTGAATGCCAAGGCCTACAAGCGCAGCAAGCGGCAGTCCCTGCGCGAGGCCCGCATCACCGAGAAGCTGGAGAAGCAGCAGAAGATCGAGCAGGAGCGCAAGCGCCGGCAGAAGCACCAGGAGTACCTGAACAGTATCCTGCAGCACGCCAAGGACTTCAAGGAGTACCACCGCTCCATCACCGCCAAGATCCAGAAGCTCACCAAGGCCGTGGCCACCTACCATGCCAACACCGAGCGCGAGCAGAAGAAGGAGAACGAGCGCATTGAGAAGGAGAGGATGAGGAGGCTGATG GCCGAGGATGAGGAGGGCTACAGGAAGCTGATCGACCAGAAGAAGGACAAGCGCCTGGCCTACCTCCTGCAGCAGACGGACGAGTACGTCGCCAACCTGACCGAGCTGGTCCGGGCCCACAAGGCCGCCCAGGCCCtcaaggagaagaagaagaagaagaaaaagaag AAGCTGGAGAACCCAGAAGGCCAGACTCCTGCCCTCGGTCCCGACGGAGAG CCCCTGGACGAGACCAGCCAGATGAGCGACCTGCCGGTGAAGGTCATCCACGTGGACAGCGGCAAGATCCTGACCGGAGTGGACGCCCCCAAGGCGGGGCAGCTGGACGCCTGGCTGGAGATGAACCCAGG CTATGAAGTGGCCCCCCGGTCCGACAGCGAGGACAGCggctcggaggaggaggaggtatgCGAGTCATTCCTTATTGGCTCT gaggacgaggaggagcaGCCGACCCCCCAGCCCGCCCAGCCGCCCCctgtggaggagaagaagaagatccCCGACCCGGACAGTGAGGACGTGTCGGAGGTGGACGCCAGGCACATCATTGA GCACGCCAAGCAGGATGTGGATGACGAGTACGGGGCGGCCAGCTTCGCCCGGGGGCTGCAGTCCTACTATGCCGTGGCCCACGCCGTCACCGAGAGGGTGGACAAGCAGTCGTCGCTGCTGGTCAACGGGCAGCTCAAGCAGTACCAG ATCAAGGGCCTGGAGTGGCTGGTCTCGCTGTACAACAACAACCTGAACGGCATCCTGGCCGACGAGATGGGCCTGGGCAAGACCATCCAGACCATCGCCCTGATCACGTACCTCATGGAGTACAAGCGCATCAACGGGCCCTTCCTCATCATCGTCCCCCTCTC GACTCTATCCAACTGGGTGTACGAGTTTGACAAGTGGGCTCCCTCCGTGGTGAAGGTTTCCTACAAG GGTTCCCCGGCAGCCCGGCGCGCCTTCGTCCCCCAGCTCCGCAGTGGCAAGTTCAATGTCCTGCTGACCACCTATGAGTACATCATCAAGGACAAGCAGGTCCTGGCCAAG ATCCGCTGGAAGTACATGATCGTGGATGAGGGCCACCGCATGAAGAACCACCACTGCAAGCTCACACAGGTGCTCAACACACACTACCTGGCCCCCCGGCGCCTGCTGCTCACCGGCACCCCGCTGCAGAACAAGCTGCCCGAGCTGTGGGCGCTGCTCAACTTCCTGCTGCCCACCATCTTCAAGAGCTGCAGCACCTTCGAGCAGTGGTTCAACGCCCCCTTCGCCATGACTGGGGAGAAG GTGGACCTGAACGAGGAGGAGACCATCCTGATCATCCGGCGCCTCCACAAGGTGCTCCGGCCCTTCCTGCTCCGGAGGCTGAAGAAGGAGGTCGAGGCGCAGCTGCCCGAGAAG GTGGAGTACGTCATTAAGTGCGACATGTCGGCCTTGCAGAGGGTGCTGTACCGACACATGCAGGCCAAGGGCGTGCTGCTCACTGACGGGTCCGAGAAGGACAAGAAA GGTAAAGGTGGGACGAAGACGCTGATGAACACCATCATGCAGCTGAGGAAGATCTGCAACCACCCGTACATGTTCCAGCACATCGAG GAGTCCTTCTCGGAGCATCTGGGGTTCACAGGAGGGATCGTGCAGGG ACCGGACCTCTACCGGGCCTCGGGTAAGTTCGAGCTGCTGGACCGCATCCTGCCCAAGCTGCGCGCGACCAATCACAAGGTGCTGCTGTTCTGTCAGATGACCTCCCTCATGACGATCATGGAGGACTACTTCGCCTACCGCAACTTCAAATACCTCAGGCTGGATG GCACCACGAAGGCCGAGGACCGTGGGATGCTGCTGAAGGCCTTCAACGACCCCAGCTCCACCTACTTCGTGTTCCTGCTGAGCACGCGCGCGGGGGGGCTAGGGCTCAACCTGCAGTCGGCCGACACGGTGATCATTTTCGACAGCGACTGGAATCCCCACCAG gaCCTGCAGGCCCAGGACCGCGCGCACCGCATCGGCCAGCAGAACGAGGTGCGCGTCCTGCGGCTGTGCACGGTCAACAGCGTGGAGGAGAAGATCCTGGCCGCGGCCAAGTACAAGCTCAATGTGGACCAGAAGGTCATCCAGGCCGGCATGTTCGATCAGAAATCCAGCAGCCACGAGCGCCGCGCCTTCCTGCAGGCAATCCTGGAGCACGAGGAACAGGACGAGGTCGGGGGTCAAGGGGTGTGGCGCAGTGGGggggtgtgg GAAGAGGACGAGGTGCCCGATGACGAAACGGTCAACCAGATGATCGCCAGGAGCGAGGAGGAGTTCGACCACTTCATG CGAATGGACCTGGACCGGCGCCGCGAGGAGGCCCGCAACCCCAAGCGCAAGCCCCGGCTGATGGAGGAGGACGAGCTGCCCACCTGGATCATGAAGGACGACGCCGAGGTGGAGCGGCTCACctgcgaggaggaggaggagaagatgtTTGGTCGCGGCTCGCGCCAGCGCAAGGAGGTGGACTACAGCGACTCGCTGACCGAGAAGCAGTGGCTCAAG GCCATCGAGGAGGGCACGCTGGAAGAGATCGAGGAGGAGGTGCGCCAGAAGAAGACGACCCGCAAGCGCAAGCGTGACCGTGATGTGGACATGCCGGCGCCTGCCACGCCCACCACCAGCACGCGCAGCCGTGAGAAGGACGAGGACAGCAAGAAGCAGAAGAAGCGTGGCCGCCCCCCCGCCGAGAAGCTGTCGCCTAACCCGCCCAACCTCACTAAGAAGATGAAGAAGATCGTGGATGCCGTGATCAAGTACAAGGACAG CAGCAATGGCAGACAGCTGAGCGAGGTCTTCATCCAGCTGCCGTCCCGCAAGGAGCTGCCCGAGTACTACGAGCTCATCCGCAAGCCAGTGGACTTCAAGAAGATCAAG GAGAGGATCCGCAACCACAAGTACCGCAGCCTGAACGACCTAGAGAAGGACGTGATGCTACTGTGCCAGAACGCCCAGACCTTCAACCTGGAGGGATCGCTGG ACGAACAGATATACGAGGACTCCATCGTGCTCCAGTCGGTGTTCACAAGCGTGCGGCAGAAGATCGAGAAGGAGGAGGACAGCGAGGGTGACGAGagcgaggaggaggaagaggaggtggACGAGGGCTCCGAGTCGGAGT CACGCTCCGTGAAGGTGAAGATCAAGCTGGGCCGCAAGGAGAAGAGCCAGGAGCGCGGCAAGGGCCGGCGCCGGTTGGGCCGCGGTTCCAGAGCCAAGCCGGTGGTCAGCGACGACGACAgcgaggaggagcaggaggag GACCGCTCGGCCACCGGCAGCGAGGAGGACTGA